A window of the Cystobacter fuscus genome harbors these coding sequences:
- a CDS encoding serine/threonine protein kinase: MSLPGGSDASTSANVDERFLVVDTRAHQSCYLVNRVIKSYLELFRTPRAEAEALEELARRAGCPPEAIAATVRTFFQRMRRAGLLRSAGADFQEESTWVFIPGQVLGEYRVGELIVEKPDVALHHARQVGTGMPVVLKVFIPQGPRASRARKLFEREFSFMAGLAPHENVCRLLAFHPGEPCYAALEHAGSTPIHQAMAETVLSLPERVRIGAEALAAITHLHRHGFLHGDVHSRNFMLTDEHRVKLIDFGLSRRSGDAAEEASVPHGGLPTFMPPERIEPGSLSISSRPGDMRSEVFQLGVLLHEILTGHEPFSKGVLWRRLAQAIRSQPASRAVRTPEGERIPAALADVIERALAKAPEERFPHAVEMLEGWRAAQQCGAQPVRARERVRP; the protein is encoded by the coding sequence TTGAGTCTCCCCGGTGGCTCGGACGCGAGCACCAGCGCAAACGTCGACGAGCGCTTCCTGGTGGTGGACACGCGCGCTCACCAGTCCTGCTACCTGGTCAACCGGGTCATCAAGAGCTACCTGGAGCTGTTCAGAACTCCGCGGGCGGAGGCGGAGGCGCTGGAGGAACTGGCGCGCCGGGCGGGGTGTCCCCCGGAGGCCATCGCCGCCACGGTACGAACCTTCTTCCAGCGCATGCGGCGCGCCGGCCTGCTGCGCTCCGCGGGGGCGGACTTCCAGGAGGAGTCCACCTGGGTGTTCATCCCCGGGCAGGTGCTCGGTGAGTACCGCGTCGGAGAGCTGATCGTAGAGAAACCAGACGTGGCGCTCCATCACGCGCGGCAGGTGGGCACCGGGATGCCCGTGGTGCTCAAGGTCTTCATCCCGCAGGGGCCCCGGGCAAGTCGCGCGCGCAAGCTCTTCGAGCGGGAGTTCTCCTTCATGGCCGGGCTGGCCCCCCATGAGAACGTCTGCCGCCTGCTGGCCTTCCACCCCGGGGAGCCCTGCTACGCCGCGCTGGAGCACGCCGGCAGCACTCCCATTCATCAGGCCATGGCGGAGACCGTCCTGTCCCTGCCGGAGCGAGTGCGCATCGGCGCCGAGGCGCTCGCCGCGATCACCCACCTGCACCGCCACGGCTTCCTGCACGGCGATGTCCATTCGCGCAACTTCATGCTGACGGACGAGCACCGGGTGAAGCTCATCGACTTCGGCCTCTCGCGGCGCAGCGGCGACGCGGCGGAGGAGGCCTCCGTCCCCCACGGTGGCCTTCCCACCTTCATGCCTCCCGAGCGCATCGAGCCTGGCTCGCTCAGCATCAGCAGCCGCCCGGGCGACATGCGCTCGGAGGTGTTCCAGCTGGGGGTGTTGCTCCACGAAATCCTCACGGGCCACGAGCCCTTCTCGAAGGGAGTGCTCTGGAGGCGTCTGGCGCAAGCCATTCGCAGCCAGCCCGCCTCCCGCGCGGTGCGGACTCCCGAGGGCGAGCGCATTCCAGCGGCCCTCGCAGACGTCATCGAGCGCGCCCTCGCCAAAGCCCCGGAGGAGCGCTTCCCTCACGCCGTGGAGATGCTGGAGGGCTGGCGTGCGGCCCAGCAATGCGGCGCTCAGCCCGTCCGGGCCAGGGAGCGCGTCCGCCCATGA
- a CDS encoding tetratricopeptide repeat protein codes for MESLNQLLAAGRFKEASEQATKRLAQKPGDTEALIALARVAVSSGENEKAEQWLTRADPSGKSNDPEVLLARATLAMRRQQWNKAWEFYRPLVETPTPRVEALYGLGIALCALGEPLKACAALDDAMQLAPTHPDIRYELGRAYMLYGNQVEAGYHFIRGLRLNPKDERGYHAVAYLASGRGKRRSARRVLELGLKQVPGSKLLRDALQSLTSAPSAKDTPEAREQRAVFEQASEMVKGLRTREALELMNAAYKRGMRATVWLKLLEAEACERQKSPDFAGALRAYEEALALDPKDWVAHNNMALFLLRQKGPDALSRAIKALEQAHDCAPQEPEPVLNLAISYAKDKQKEKAQELARRLVDNLPAQHPFLPAAQALLGNGAPRPSLWKVKSSKSK; via the coding sequence ATGGAGTCCCTCAATCAATTGCTGGCGGCGGGCCGTTTCAAGGAGGCCTCGGAGCAGGCCACGAAGCGTCTGGCCCAGAAGCCAGGAGATACCGAAGCCCTCATCGCGCTCGCCCGGGTGGCCGTGTCTTCTGGAGAGAACGAGAAGGCCGAGCAATGGCTGACGCGCGCGGACCCCTCCGGCAAGAGCAACGATCCGGAAGTGCTCCTGGCGCGAGCGACCCTGGCCATGCGGCGCCAGCAATGGAACAAGGCGTGGGAGTTCTACCGCCCGCTCGTCGAGACGCCCACGCCCCGGGTCGAGGCGTTGTATGGCCTGGGCATCGCGCTGTGCGCCCTGGGCGAGCCGCTCAAGGCGTGCGCCGCGCTCGATGACGCCATGCAGCTCGCCCCCACGCACCCCGACATCCGCTACGAGCTGGGACGGGCCTACATGTTGTACGGCAACCAGGTGGAGGCGGGGTACCACTTCATCCGGGGCCTGCGGCTCAACCCCAAGGACGAGCGGGGCTACCATGCCGTGGCCTACCTGGCATCGGGACGGGGCAAGCGGCGCTCGGCCCGGCGCGTGCTGGAGCTGGGTCTGAAGCAGGTGCCCGGCTCCAAGCTGCTGCGTGACGCGCTCCAGTCCCTCACCTCGGCGCCGTCCGCGAAGGACACGCCGGAGGCGCGAGAGCAGCGGGCCGTCTTCGAGCAGGCCTCCGAGATGGTGAAGGGTCTGCGTACGCGCGAGGCGCTCGAGTTGATGAACGCGGCGTACAAGCGGGGCATGCGCGCCACCGTGTGGCTCAAGCTGCTGGAGGCCGAGGCGTGCGAGCGACAGAAGTCGCCGGACTTCGCCGGGGCCCTGCGCGCCTATGAGGAGGCCCTGGCGCTGGACCCCAAGGACTGGGTGGCCCACAACAATATGGCCCTGTTCCTCTTGCGCCAGAAAGGCCCGGACGCGTTGTCTCGTGCCATCAAGGCGCTGGAGCAGGCGCACGACTGCGCGCCCCAGGAGCCCGAGCCCGTGTTGAACCTGGCCATCTCCTACGCCAAGGACAAGCAGAAGGAGAAGGCACAGGAGCTGGCACGGCGGCTCGTCGACAACCTTCCCGCGCAGCACCCCTTCCTGCCCGCGGCGCAGGCGCTGCTGGGGAACGGCGCGCCGCGCCCCTCCCTCTGGAAGGTGAAGAGCTCCAAGAGCAAGTAG
- a CDS encoding DUF3626 domain-containing protein — protein MPPIDRYPRPNMFTQRDHHYSMGRPTSTHQRQFLNEAEENAAYQSDRHTEALYARGESRGYSRAEVDAGRRRMAETHSTINFNPAMRLDDGTSVMEAMADDDYHRNMFETNLSGAQLGQAQRQTVENSLYDNHYRGVPAYAHPSYGALNMTDSPHGVAPFAGDAHLRVRPETHDRATYSYFDSARANRRDDLGTRNHNDHVLYRTTNHTFDNVMGRRPSSPADPHGDYVEVQYHGRVRYDEDVDSLNVHSRHRDTDVGTQARRFRDNHDTKLYWVDDSGERRRSYGGDGGYDRHEGYYR, from the coding sequence ATGCCGCCCATTGACCGATATCCACGCCCCAACATGTTCACCCAGCGAGATCATCACTACTCCATGGGCAGGCCGACGAGTACGCACCAGCGGCAGTTCCTCAACGAGGCCGAGGAGAATGCCGCGTACCAGTCAGACCGACACACCGAGGCGCTGTACGCGCGGGGGGAAAGTCGCGGGTATTCCAGGGCGGAGGTGGATGCGGGACGGAGGCGGATGGCCGAGACGCATAGCACCATCAACTTCAACCCCGCGATGCGGCTGGACGACGGCACCTCGGTGATGGAGGCGATGGCCGATGACGACTACCACCGCAACATGTTCGAGACCAATCTCAGCGGGGCGCAGCTTGGCCAGGCCCAACGCCAGACCGTCGAGAACTCGCTGTACGACAACCACTACCGCGGGGTTCCGGCCTACGCCCACCCCTCGTACGGCGCGCTCAACATGACCGACAGTCCCCATGGCGTGGCGCCCTTCGCCGGCGACGCCCACCTGAGAGTCAGGCCGGAAACCCACGACCGGGCCACGTATAGCTATTTCGACTCGGCGCGTGCCAACCGGAGAGATGACCTGGGGACGCGCAACCACAACGACCACGTGCTCTACAGGACCACCAATCACACCTTCGACAATGTGATGGGCAGGCGCCCCTCCAGCCCCGCGGATCCGCATGGCGATTACGTCGAGGTGCAGTACCACGGAAGGGTACGCTACGACGAGGACGTCGACAGCCTGAACGTCCACAGCAGGCACCGCGACACCGACGTCGGGACACAGGCACGCCGCTTCCGCGACAACCACGACACGAAGCTCTACTGGGTTGACGATAGTGGAGAGAGGCGCCGCTCCTACGGGGGTGACGGAGGTTACGACCGCCACGAGGGTTATTACCGCTGA